A single region of the Streptomyces sp. NBC_01803 genome encodes:
- a CDS encoding Bax inhibitor-1/YccA family protein — MRSSNPVFTRRGFSRDGGYAGFNAGPQPQTGTPYAGSPTNPYAQPGNPYAQPQAGPQGGFTPPSAPARADVMTIDSVVSRTALTLGTVVATATAAWIADLPLGVAVAAALVALVLALWQSFKRQPSPALILGYAAFEGLFLGSVSNAINQGAPGAAMQAVIGTMAVFAGVLFMYKQRIIRVTARFTQFVLAALVGFVLLSMVNLVVALIGDGNGLGLRDGGLGVAFGVLGILIGAAVLALDFKQVEDGIAYGAPESESWLAAFGLTLTLVWIYMEFLRIIAILQGD, encoded by the coding sequence ATGAGGAGCAGCAACCCGGTCTTCACGCGTCGGGGGTTCAGTCGGGACGGTGGCTACGCCGGCTTCAACGCCGGACCTCAGCCGCAGACCGGGACTCCGTACGCGGGCAGCCCGACCAACCCGTACGCGCAGCCGGGTAACCCCTATGCGCAGCCGCAGGCGGGCCCGCAGGGCGGATTCACGCCGCCGAGCGCTCCCGCGCGCGCCGATGTGATGACGATCGACAGTGTCGTCTCCCGCACCGCGCTCACCCTGGGCACTGTGGTCGCCACCGCGACGGCGGCGTGGATCGCCGACCTGCCGCTCGGTGTCGCGGTCGCGGCAGCCCTGGTCGCGCTGGTCCTGGCGCTGTGGCAGAGCTTCAAGCGTCAGCCGTCCCCCGCCCTGATCCTCGGGTACGCCGCGTTCGAGGGCCTCTTCCTGGGCTCCGTGAGCAACGCGATCAACCAGGGTGCGCCCGGTGCGGCCATGCAGGCCGTGATCGGCACCATGGCCGTGTTCGCCGGCGTGCTCTTCATGTACAAGCAGCGGATCATCCGGGTCACCGCCCGGTTCACCCAGTTCGTGCTGGCCGCTCTCGTCGGATTCGTCCTCCTCTCCATGGTGAACCTGGTCGTGGCCCTCATCGGCGACGGCAACGGGCTCGGCCTGCGGGACGGCGGCCTCGGCGTCGCGTTCGGCGTCCTGGGCATCCTGATCGGCGCCGCGGTGCTCGCCCTGGACTTCAAGCAGGTCGAGGACGGCATCGCCTACGGCGCCCCGGAGAGCGAGTCGTGGCTGGCGGCCTTCGGCCTGACCCTCACCCTGGTGTGGATCTACATGGAGTTCCTGCGCATCATCGCCATCCTGCAAGGCGACTGA